GTTCAGTCAGAAATGTACGGGGAGGACACTACATTAAAGGACATTGAAAAAGTGTATGCCCTTAATGGAAAAGTAAATGAAAATCGTGATAACTAGACCGAAAGACATTAAGAATGTATAGATCCCAATTATGAAGAAGAGTTATATATGGGAAGGATAGCTACCCTTGAAGGGGTAGTACCCCATGGAGGAAtttttgaaagtattttatttatatgatacAAGACTTTTATTTTACGTTTGCATCATGATTTCAATTATcgtttatttttacttattagtttatttatttttataaagaaggCTCACATGTTGCACTAGTTTAATCAATCATACTTATCCAGCCATGGACTTACTTGCACttgtaaaatttcttattttacagATATTAAGCCTTAGACTTACCATCACTTgtaaaaatttcttattttataaatattaaagagGGGCATGCCAAAAAGGAGGCTTAGAGGACACGTTGGGAGGGCTAAAATTATCAGAGCAATGAAATTAATCTCATCTatggaaaaatttaaatttttgtgaaCGAACACTTTGAGTTTCATGTTTAGAACTCAATTATAaagatttttatgtaattttctcttattattatttaagttatcaTTGTAACGTCAATAGCTAGAATGACGtccaatatttaaaaattttgggcATGACaatctcatcctccattgtaaacaatatgttgaacccaaggtttcaagtttcatgtgattataaatctacacatggatttttatgataacaaatgaattcaaagaataaagaagtctcaaacttaagttgtctacacaatagagtcaagcacattaaggaaacaagcatgagcaagaagggaacaagttcacattaaaattatagagtaatgttgtaaatctcttcaaaattcaaaattaggattaatgctcaaaattaatattttatcataaatcattaaaatacattttccacatgtgcatgaatattttgaaaattaaatttgaaaattttgaaagatgattgattgtcatctttcacatgtgcataccttgattaaatggttgaactttgaaaatattaaagatgattgattgtcatctttcacatgtgcatgttttatttgaattttttcaaaggtgattgatgcttttttagacttatacaaaatgtagatgattttgtttaaaaaatttgaaaagtaaagtgtgctccttttgtcatatgcaaaaagtaaaagattaggtttgaaatatttgaaaagtaaagtgtgctccttttgtcatatgtcaaaagtaaaagattaggtttgaagattttgaaaaaatgaatgatgttgtctttgacaattaaaaaagaagaaccttttatttgaattttttgaaaaagtgaatgatgttgtctttgacatgtgaatatttttaaatttgaatatgaagtctcatatgcctataaatagatcatttgagagcttcacattcacaacaccaagagcatacaacattcattcaaagctttcattctctcttctctaagtattgagccttaatccttattcattttgagttatattgttcttatttcactcattgaggagtgttttctgataacctacccactatcagcttttgtatcagaaaaatggtgtgtataacccttgtgcgtgtagaaagtattctacacggggaatagttgaatcaccacgtgtaaggtgattgcaagtgtagagggtgttctacacggatcctttgtagcggtgttgttcaaaggtgtaataggtttctatctccacctgaaggaggttgaatagtgaatttgggaatcctcaatgggtagcttgaggcgaggacgtaggcagtggggccgaacctcgttaacatactgagtttgcttctctcttacccttactctttatatttattgttatttcatattttgtttatattttatattatatatttaatttataattattatttttttaatacaactcaattcacccccctcttgtgttagtcatctgggcaacaattggtatcagagctaagagctctattataagattaactatcttttgagttacgatcttatggctaacatttcagcttcatttggtgaaggtcaatctagcagtcggcctctatttttttgtggagataattactcattctggaaagttagaatgagaatatttcttcaggctcaaggtcgagaaatctggaaatgtattgtaaatggaccttatattccaacaaaagtggttgatggagtaaaggtcaaaaaggaagaagaagagtttgatcgtgaagacgatagactttatactttgaatttaactgctatgaatttattatttaatgctctcaatggaaatgaatttaatagaataatgacttgtgctacggcaaaagaaatttgggataacttggaagttacttatgaaggaacttcgcaagtcaaggaatcaaaaatttatattcttactcatgaatatgaaatgtttaagatgaatgatgatgaatccatttctagtatgcatactcgttttactaacatcataaacagcttgacagctcttggcaaagtttattctaaagtggagatagtaagaaaaattctcaactctttaccaaaacgttgggaatcaaaagttacagcaattcttgaagctagagatctcaagaagttcaaagtcaatgaactcatcgggtcacttatcacccatgagtacacattaaaaagaggagaagaagaaggaaagccaaagaagagcttagcacttaaagttgttcctcatgaaagtgaaagtgatgaagatgaggaaaatgaagataaggatgaagaagttgcgatgataacaagaaaaattcagaggtttttaaagaaaaataaaactcctccgaggaaatccttcaaaaagttttccaagaaagattcaggtaaaaatgacactttaatttgttataaatgtattaagcctggtcatatcaagccagattgtcctctgctaaagaaagatcgaaacaatggcaagaaagcaatgaaagctacataggatgatgattcaagtagctcagatagtgaagcaagcaatggagaatcagcaaatctttgtcttatggctaaagatgacattgaggtaacaaatcttgataatattgaaaatccttcatatgaagaattgcaaaatgttttagaagagatttatgaggaatttgaaaaatttggtaTCAAATATAcggctttgaaaaagaaaaattcttcttaaacaaatgaaattgatattttaaaaaaagaaagtatcattttgaaagatgaaaatcttgaattgaataagaagaaaaccgatttagaaaatattgttgaaaactttacgaatggaaaaagaaattttgaaaaacttcttggtagtcaaagatgtgtttttgataaggcaggcttgggatatatgccaaaacaaaaatacaaaccttataaaaatttctttgataatctttctacatcaaaaatcaataatcaaaattcttttcataaaaataattttgtcaaaaaaaaattattattataatcattcaagttcttcatatatgtcacatactATTtccaatttctgtaatagaaatggtcataattatcatacttgtcctattagaagaaatcatacaatgactattaaggccatatgggtacctaaaaatcttatttcttctaatactaataaataaaggacccaaagaacttgggtgccaagaaaaatcattttaattgtttttataggtatgcatgaagtcatccacaagcaaaaacaagtgatttttagatagtggatgttcaagacacatgacgggagacaagactaagttctttgatcttagatataaagaagaaggacacgtgacatttggagacaactcgaaagggaagatcgtgggaataggtaaaattggtaatgaatcttctctcataattgaagatgttctacttgttgaaggtttaaaacataatcttttgagcataagtcaattatgtgataaacgatttacagttactttcaaaatggataagtgcattattttgaatgatcatgattgtaatatttgttttattgcttttagaaacaataatgtttatacaatcgattttgaagaaattacctcacaagatgttatttacttttcagatcaaaatgaaactagttggttatggcatagaagattaggtcatgccaacatgaaacttatttccaaactttcaaaaaatgatattgtgagaggtttaccaaaaacaaattttcttaaagacaaaatttgtgatgcatgtcaatttggtaaacaaacaaaaacttcttttaaaactaagaaacatatttccactactagaccattgcaactgatacacatggatctttttggaccaaatagagttgcaagtctaggaggaaaaaattatgcatttattattgttgatgatttctctagatatacttgggtcatctttcttactcataaagatgaggcacataatgcatttaccaagttatgcaagagaattcaaaatgaaaagggctatactatttcaagtatccgaagtgataggggaaaagagtttgttaataaaaatattgaaacattttgtgataaaaatggttttgtgcataatttctctgctcctcgaactcctcaataaaatgggatagtagagaggaaaaataaatcttttcaagagatggtaagaacaatactcaatgagaacaacttgcctagttatttttgggccgaagcggtaagtactgcatgttatgttataaatagagttatgctaaggtctaagttagataaaacccccatgagatttggaatgagaaaaaggcaaacattggttactttcatgtatttggatgcaaatattttattttgaatgacagagataatttaggcaagtttgatgcaaaatctgatgaaggtatctttctcgggtattctactaatagtaaaacttatagagtattcaataaaaagactttgactgtacaagaatctatgcatgtagtatttgatgaatctaattctccactctccaagaaatctattgatgaagaaacaggaggtataaataacacggaaagtctaaatctcaacaaagagaaaacaatagaggaagttcaacatggagccatcaggaaagatcatcaaaatttaatacaagatgcaaccaaacagtggaaatttgtgaaagatcatccagtggaacaaattttgagagaaccttcacaaggtgtaagtactcgatcatctcttagaaatatttgcaatcatactgcttttctatctcaaattaaacccaaaaatattgatgacgcactttttgataaatcttggattctagctatgcaagaagagttaaatcaatttgaaagaaatgatgtttggacacttgttcctagacccaaaaatcatactattattggaacaaaatgggtttttagaaataaggaagatgagtccggagtcataactagaaataaggctcgacttgtagcccaaggttttaatcaagaagaaggaatcgattatgatgagacatatgcaccagtcgcaagattagaagttattcgaatgctacttacatatgcttgttataaagatttcaaactttttcaaatggatgttaaaagtgctttcttaaatggttttataaatgaagaggtatatgttgagcaacctccaggttttgaaaatcatatttccccaaatcatgttttcaaactcacaaaagtactatatggacttaaacaagctcctagagcttggtacgagagactcagtagtttcttgattgaaaaaggtttttcaagaggaaaaatcgacacaactcttttcattaaatatgaaaatgatgatattcttttgattcagatttatgttgatgatataattttcggtgctactaatgaaaatatgtgtcaagtttttgctaagactatgcaggaagaatttgagatgagcatgatgggagaacttacattctttctcaaattgcaaattaagcaagcaaaaagtggggcattcatcaatcaatcaaaatatattaaggaattactgaagaagtttgggatggaaaatgctaaggaaattggaacaccaatgagcccatcaactaaacttgataaagatgaatccggtaagccagttgactcgaagatatatcgaggtatgattggtagcttattatatttaacaactagtagaccagatattatgtttagtatgtgcttatgtgcacgctttcaatcatctccaaaagaatcacatttaattgcagttaagcgcattcttagatatcttagtggtacaattaacttaggattatggtaccctaagcatacatctttcgatctaatcagctacacagatgcagattatgctggctgtaaaatagatcgaaaaagcactagtggagcatgtcatttcttatgtcatgcactagtttcctggtttagtaaaaaaataaaattctgttgcattatctactgctgaggcagaatatgttgctgcgggtagttattgtgctcaagttctctacatgaagcaacaacttgaagattttaagttcatgtataatcacattccaatcaaatgtgataatacaagtgctataaatctttcaaagaacccaatacaacattctagaactaagcatattgaaataaggtatcattttcttcgagatcatgtgcagaaatgcgatataatattatagttcacaaacacacacgatcagttagcagatattttcacaaaacctttaccagaagatagattatgtatgatcagaagacaaataggtatgatgcatgctatgaatatctcttaaaagatagaccagagtcaataaaaatagagatagattttttaaatacttttacataaacttgagattcttagtctcatgtttgagacgctcattctcttcatacaatatcatgttattcttatccatgggaaccggcaagcggaatgaagaatctaataaagatttcaactgtttattcttctgccgaatgattccttcccttgtgtgagactcttgaataattcgttgaagtacaacaatttgttctttgagcttttcaatttcgtgatttttggcttgtagccgttgagaaaaagcaacaatagaggaagagtagcgagtcccaagactcaccaagtcataaatagcattagaatctgacttattagtcatattattattttcttgctgtaacatggcaccaatggcagctacaGAAAGGACAGGAAGTTGAGAtacagaatgcctcatggatggatctaaagaaatgttagaagaatgagctattgagaaaagaatagaaggcttaaaacgagaatgttgaaggaatgcagatgagttatagagataagatgaaaacttaatgcggattggatgaactttaggactgattttcagggggagcttaagtattaatacaggtttcaagttctatcaagtatttgtcatcatcaaaaagggggagattgttgaacccaaggtttcaagtttcatatgattataaatctacacatggattttgatgataacaaatgaattcaaagaataaagaagtctcaagttcaagttgtctacacaatggagtcaagcacattaaggaaacaagcatgagcaagaaggaaacaaattcacattaaaattatagagtaatgttgtaaatctcttcaaaatttgaaattaggattaatgttcaaaattaatattttatcataaagcattaaaatacatttttcacatgtgcatgaatattttgaaaattaaatttgaaaattttgaaagatgattgattgtcatctttcacatgtgcataccttgattaaagggttgaactttgaaaatattaaagatgattgattgtcatctttcacatgtgcatgttttatttgaattttttcaaagatgattgatgcttttttagacttatacaaaaggtagatgattttgtttgaaaattttgaaaagtaaagtgtgctccttttgtcatatgcaaaaagtaaaagattaggtttgaaatatttgaaaagtaaagtgtgctccttttgtcatatgtcaaaagtaaaagattaggtttgaagattttgaaaaaatgaatgatgttgtctttgacaattgaaaaagaagaaccttttatttgaattttttgaaaaagtgaatgatgttgtctttgacatgtgaatatttttaaatttgaatatgaagtctcatatgcctataaatagatcatttgagagcttcacattcacaacaccaagagcatacaacattcattcaaagctttcattctctcttctctaagcattgagccttaatccttattcattttgagagatatagtttgcgttgtattgttcttatttcactcatagaggagtgttttctgataacctacccactatcagcttttgtatcagaaaaatggtgtgtataacccttgtgcgtgtagaaagtattctacacggggaatagttgaatcaccacgtgtaaggtgattgcaagtgtagaggatgttctacacggatcctttgtagcggtgttgttcaaaggtgtaataggtttctatctccacctgaaggaggttgaatagtgaatttgagaattctcaataggtagcttgaggcgaggacgtaggcagtggggccgaacctcgttaacatactgagtttgcttctctcttacccttactctttatatttattgttatttcatattttatttatattttatattatatatttgatttataattgttatttttttaatacaactcaatccacccccctcttgtgttagtcatctgggcaacacaatAAAACAAAGAACTTAGGGTTTCAAGTTTGAGATACTTGCAACTATAGGGTGAGATAAAGAGAAAAAGGGTTTCGACGATGGTGATAGCGTGAGCTGCAACAACAAGGACACTAATGTCTGGTTGCGATGATGGAGAGTGAGAATGTTGAGAGAGGCCAGAGacacacacacagatatatatatatatatatatatagagagagagagagagagagagagagagagagagagagagagagagagagagagagagagagtcaagattggggggggggggggaaggaatTAGGTTCCATTAAACTCTGTAATGAAACAACCCCATTTTGAAAATATCCAAACCATTTCATTacaaaacttattatatatatatatattaggccGAATGAACGGGTGAAAACTCAGACGAGTCGAGACCCAGCTTGgcatctctttaaaaaataaccCCTCCTATCCCAGGCAGAGGTCAGGCAAGCTGGGTGCAGTTACTTGGGCCACTAGCCTGCATTAAACTCATAGTTCTAATAAGTTAATTTAGGCTAGTATAAACTCgacttgaataaaatatatggaGTGGGTGGCACATATACATGCCACATAccccatatatgtatatatattgatattaatTATGTGTCTAATCTTGTATTGTATGTCCACTAAATTCAGGAACCACCTTGTAACAATGACTGCTTGAGACAACAAATACACAAGCATTCCACTAATCTATATTGTTTATAAGCAAACAGAGATCACCTTGATTAAGGGGTTGCAAATTAAGCGAGAgaattattagattttaaaagtaCATTAACGTAAACAAAGATGATCATAAGCAATAATTTCTTGATCCACAATCTCAAGTAACACTTATTGGGCGATGACCTATGAACTCATTTGCAATGAGCAAGGTTTTGGGCTAGATGTTCTTATAGGCCTCGAAAGATGGGCTGCAATTGGCCGAAGAAAACCAGAATAATCCCCTTCAAACTTTGATCTAAGGCTTCATTCAAAACAAAGATTACAGATGAAAGAGATCAAGCCAACAGACTTGAGAAAGAAAACGAGGGACAGACCCCATCCACATCTCCAACTCATCTACGGACCAGGCATGTCTTGCCAAGGTGTGAGCTACTTGATTTCCATTACGTAACACATGCTGAACTTTATAGTCATCAAACAATCTGAGTAGAGACCGGATCTCCTGTATAACATTGCCTTGAGGTGATAATAGTGCTGTGTTTGCAGACAACGCTTCAACCATGAGTAAAACAATCACTTTCAAGCACCACTTTTGAGATCCCCAAGTGCAGCGTGAACTGAAGACCCCGTAACATTGCTAAGGCCTCAACGGATTCTGGTTCATGGAACTCGTGTTCAATCTGAATACCATAATAAGGCTTTTTATTatggtatattataatatgaaaaatctgGAAAATCTAGCAGATGCTGTCCTCAATCTGGTTTAGAATTCCAATAAGTGATAtttccaagaaaaatattaaatataacatTGTCACACAGAAAGCTAGAAACGACTAGAGAATGTGGATCATTAATCAAAGCATGCATCAAGATATATGtatcattaatattatttatattagtaGTTGTAACTATATATACCTACAGATCGATAACCAATTAAATGGATCATGATTATGATTAAGAATATTCTAAATAAACAGATGCTTCTAAATATTGATCTCTCATATACGCTAGCTGCAACTCTAGCTTGATCTCTCACGTACGATTTCCGGCTGCCATCATCTAGCTCTGCTTAGTATGACCTTGATTTCCGATCGAGATGCATCCAGTTTCATTTTGCAGACAACATCAGTAAAAACTGGAAAATGGAAAGATATATAACCCCAAGATATAACAGATCATTGTGGAATTAATCGATCGATCGATGAAATATTCTCAGTATACGTATCTGATGCCAGTATCTGAAAAGATGAAGTTCATGCAGATTAAGTAGATGGAGCCTCATTTCACGTGCCTAACATTCTTCTGGCTCAATTATTATATCCACTTTCATATCTATTTCTGATCGAAACTTAAAAAGAGGTAATTGAACATGATCAGGATCTGGGAATGGGCGATCAATTATATTGACGGCAACCTTTAGGAGGACTTTGATATTTGGATTTTCACTTGTGGCCATAATTTAACAAGCAATAAAGgaaataggaaaaatataaagagagaaggaacaaagaacccaaaaaaaaaaattaactcttTATTAATGTTTAGATGTACATACTATACGTAGGATATGTAGATTAGGGCCGGGGgtaaaaattcatataaaatcagaaaagaaaaaagctcaAAAAGTGTTCCAAATTCAATCATATATAAAGCATGTTTTAAGATCATGAACTGGATAACATGAACTTTTCCCTTGTTGTACTCAAATGTCGCATGAACTTATCATATTGTATAGTTGAAGTTATGTACTAGTTGCAATTGAATTAGGTACCTTAGTTTATTGAATTCTTGATTTCTTGTGACTCAAATAATCATCTCTGCAAGTTATCGTCAGTTCCCAGAATTGACCTTGCTATTCTTCGTTGATTTCTTCGATCGCCGCCTTCTGAGAAACCAAGATTTGACGTGTTTAAACGTAATTGGAGTTCCCTCTAGTTCTTGATTTGTAATATCTATATCATTTGTACAAATCATGACATATAGGgaatttataattaatgacTTAACTAGTTGGGGATCATATATAGCTGAACCCCAGTACCCCATGCTAGCAGACCTAATTGGCCCCCCGTTGGCTTTATTGTATTCACCTATCATTCTTACCAAATTCTCTCAAGTCACACCTACAATTCTCACAAACGTTAAGTGTATAATGCATGATGTCTCATTGTCCATAACCAGTAAATGGGACCATTGTTATGCCAAGGCATACAAGTTATTAGAATTGTATGagtttttcaattatatattgacaattaacttcttctttttttttttgtgagagTTATTCATGACAATTAACATGGTCTATGACTCAATTAATGCATGTTGGTTCGAGGTCTAATATGAACAGCCATATACAAGAAAGTCAAAACCAGATCAACTTGAAAGAATGTTTATCGGGTGACTTTTTCAAGGTCGTATCCGTCACTACCATCCCTGACACGGCTTGTTGGAATTTGGAATCATGAGCCTATAAATACCTCAGAATTCTTGTTAAAATGATATCAAGAGCTCAAAATCCTAATTACAAAGGCTCttaagttctctctctctctctctctctctctctctctctctctctctctctctctctctctctctctctctctctgtgtgtgtgtgtgtgtgtgtgtgtgtgtgtgtttgtgataCCTGAACCTTATTCTCCATGGAAACAACAAATGTAGCCCTGCAGCCTTCAACTTATGGAAACCTGATCACCGTTCTCAGTATTGATGGTGGTGGAATTAGAGGAGTTATCCCAGGAACTATCCTTAGCTTTTTAGAATCTGAGCTGCAGGTCGACCATATTACTCTAGCAACATGCATGTTAACATGAAGAGCATATTCCACGTTCGATCAGAATATCACgcattccatttttatttttagtggatTCATGCTGATCATACaccatatatatgcatgcacacGCATGCATAAACACCCACACATTAATTAGTATAGAAacacaaaaacatatatacattATTTTGATTATATCTTAATTTGTTTGGTTATGGTGCAGAAACTGGACGGTGAAGATGCAAGAATCGCAGATTACTTTGATGTGATTGCAGGGACAAGCACAGGTGGTCTTGTGACTGCCATGCTGACAAGCCCAAATGAAAAGAACCGGCCCTTGTTTGCCGCCAAGGATATCAAGGACTTCTACCTAAACCAATGCCCTAAAATATTCCCACAAAACTGGTgaactctatttatttatttatttatttttattttattcaattccaCAACTCGTGTTACAGTCATTAACATGAACTCGATCATGATATATTTGAATTCCAGTTGTCCATGGTTCCCTCATATTACAAAGATAATGAAAGCTTTATCCGGACCAAAATACGATGGCAAGTATCTACACAGCCTTGTCAAGGAAAAACTTGGAAGCACCAGGTTGCACCAGACATTGACCAATATTGTCATCCCAACATTTGACATCAAGCGGCTCCAGCCAACTGTCTTCTCCAGCTTTGAGGTACGTAGAACTACTATTTAAAATCACGTTTCCATCTTTTCCATTCCCAAGCGAAATGAGGGATTACGATGTTCATGACGACCATTGAGTTAGCTAGAAAATTATAACCTTCAGTTGGAGCTGAGTTCTAAATATGACTTCCAATTTTGACTTATTTTTCCCTGCACCAGTTGAAGAGAAACCCAAGCTTAGATGCCTTACTCTCGGACGTATGCATCGCAACCTCAGCAGCACCAACTTATCTTCCCGCTCATTACTTTCAAACCAAAGATCCCGCAGGAGAAGTTCGAGACTTCAACCTAGTAGACGGTGGAGTTGCTGCAAATAATCCGGTACGTACGTACATATCATATGATatcatatattctacacaaacaaaTCTAAATTTCCATTTCCCTTTTCTTTAGAAGATTAATTTACTAAATTTGtgcattaaataatattctagGCTTTGCTTGCCATCGGTGAAGTAACAAAGGAGGTCACTAAAGGAAATCCAGACTTCCTTCCCATGAAACCGATGGACTGTGAAAAGTTCCTAGTAATATCATTAGGAACTGG
This sequence is a window from Carya illinoinensis cultivar Pawnee chromosome 9, C.illinoinensisPawnee_v1, whole genome shotgun sequence. Protein-coding genes within it:
- the LOC122277236 gene encoding patatin-like protein 2, with product METTNVALQPSTYGNLITVLSIDGGGIRGVIPGTILSFLESELQKLDGEDARIADYFDVIAGTSTGGLVTAMLTSPNEKNRPLFAAKDIKDFYLNQCPKIFPQNCCPWFPHITKIMKALSGPKYDGKYLHSLVKEKLGSTRLHQTLTNIVIPTFDIKRLQPTVFSSFELKRNPSLDALLSDVCIATSAAPTYLPAHYFQTKDPAGEVRDFNLVDGGVAANNPALLAIGEVTKEVTKGNPDFLPMKPMDCEKFLVISLGTGSSKAAKKYNAHEAAKWGILSWLTNGRSTPIVDIFTQASADMVDLNLSNVFQALQSEQNYLRIQDDKLTGDVSSVDIATKKNLDDLVKVGEELLKEPVSRVNLETGLFECCSHETNEEALRRFAKILSQERQLRHAKSPA